In a genomic window of Quercus lobata isolate SW786 chromosome 4, ValleyOak3.0 Primary Assembly, whole genome shotgun sequence:
- the LOC115987923 gene encoding uncharacterized protein LOC115987923, which yields MSEGPKLYANKPKKAQLKKFQDGHQKAKEFSTPSSSSTMGTQSSSPPQPPPPKESFARRYKFVWPMLLAVNLAVGAYLFMRTKKKDADIEEEVATPQSTTSATATLVEKPSPLPPITQVVKLREPIPEDQQRELFKWMLEEKRKVKPKDPVEKKRLDDEKAILKQFIRAKSIPSV from the exons ATGAGTGAAGGTCCAAAGCTCTACGCCAACAAGCCCAAAAAgg CACAACTGAAAAAATTTCAAGACGGACATCAGAAAGCCAAGGAGTTCTCaacaccatcatcatcatcaacaatgGGAACTCAGTCTTCTTCACCAcctcagccaccaccaccaaaagaGTCATTTGCTCGCCGTTACAAGTTCGTCTGGCCTATGCTTTTGGCTGTCAATCTTGCCGTTGGAg CTTACCTCTTTATGAGGACAAAGAAGAAAGATGCAGATATAGAGGAAGAAGTTGCAACTCCACAATCAACCACATCTGCTACAGCTACTCTTGTTGAAAAGCCCTCACCCTTGCCACCCATCACACAGGTTGTGAAGTTGCGAGAACCAATTCCGGAGGATCAGCAGCGTGAACTTTTCAAGTGGATGTTGGAAGAGAAAAGGAAGGTCAAACCAAAAGATCCTGTTGAAAAGAAGCGCCTTGATGATGAGAAAGCCATTCTCAAACAGTTTATTCGAGCAAAATCTATACCAAGTGTCTAA